DNA from Oxyura jamaicensis isolate SHBP4307 breed ruddy duck chromosome 4, BPBGC_Ojam_1.0, whole genome shotgun sequence:
AAATAGCTATCCAGTTTAAAACCTCACAGAATAAATAGGCAACTTCCCTTTTGGTTTTGTCACTTACTTGTAGGAaggtaacagaaaaatacatttttggttttaaattacAAGACTGAATGATCCTTGCACTGGGGTGACTCTAAGAAAATAGGCCTCATTGGCAGTTTAGATGAAACACAAATTCAAATTATGGAAACCTAACGCATTTCTGTATGCACAGGCTTCTGACTTTTCAGCTATCAAATTTACTCCACAAAATAGCCACAATTAAACTTCAGgtataattaaaaatggagTCAGTTGAAATAGTGGGAAACTCCATGTTAACAAcgtatttcattttaaaccaGGCTTGTTTCAGTTTACCCTAAGTCTCTGAGGAAGGGGTATTGACATACGCATGCCATGTGATACACACATATATTAACTAATAGCGCCTTGAGACCCGTCTAAGTGTTAAACTCCCCCACAGACACTTCCAGGGAGTTTGACCCTACTGTGAGACGCTTCCAAAGCAGCGAAGCGGCCGCTCCGGGTGGCCCGTCCCAGCGCAAGGCGAGGAGCGGCCGCGCCTCCCGAGCTCAGGCGCCTGCAGACAACGCGGCTGCAGAACGCCCGCTCCAGCCGGGCCGAGAAAGCCCCGCTCCTGCCGCACCCCGGGCAGCGCAGGGCCCGGCCGCGGTGCTCCCGTTGCCCCCGGTACTCCCGGGGCGCGGGACCCGAGGCGGCCCCAGGGAGACCCCGACCCCCCCCGGGCGCCGCGTGCATCCGGGGCCCCGGCCGGCCGGTGACGTCAGCGCTATAAAGGCCTGCAGCGCCTTTGTTCGCCCTCATTGCGCAGTTGCGGCACGGCGGGAACGGGGGTGAGTGCCGCCGAGCGGCTCCGGGGGCGCCGCGCACCGGGGAAACGGGGTCCCGCCGCCGCCTGAGGGCCGGCCGCGGAGGGCGGCGGTGGCAGGCGCGGTGCCTAGGTGACGCAGCCGGGCTCCGCGCGGCCGCCGCGGAGGGCCCGAGGCGCGGCGGAGCCGGGCCTGGCCGCCAGCCCGCCCCGCGCAGCGCTGAGGGAGCAGCGCGGTCGCGGCGGGCCGCGGGGGGGTCCCAGGCGTGCGAGGCGCGCTGCGGCCGCCATTTTAGGTGCGGGGATTCCGCGCAGGTCCCGCCGCGGGCTCGCCGCCTCCCCGGCGAGGACACAGGAGGGCCGGGtggagggatggggatggggtcGGGGCTGCGCGCTCGAGTCAGCGCCCAGGCGGTCGTctggggccagcagggagaggagtcCCGGCCGGAGGTGGCCGCCATTTTGTGGAGGTGTGTGGAGAGCGCCGAGGGTCTGCCGCCCCCCCCTCCTTGTTCTCCTCCCCTTCCCGACCCTGCCGCGCGGCTCCGCAGGGCACGGACGGGGCGGCCCCCGCGGCTTCCGCGGCCCACCGCGCGGCTtccgcggcccggcccggcccctccGGCCCCCGCCTCGGGGGGCTGCTTTGTCTCCGCTCCCCGTGTGCGCGGGGAGCGGAGCAGGCTCTTAGGTGCGCCCCGCTGCGGGCTTTCccgccagcagcctgcaggcgTGCGGGTAACGCTCGGCCACAGGCGCCAGGCGCTTTGCCAGGCGTTCTGaggctttgttttgtctttgttctggTCTCTTCCCGCTCCCCTTAGTCGTGGCTTCGTTGTGCAGGATTGCAGTGATGGATTGTTATCCACTGAACTGATGCGTTCTGTAGGCCAAGGCTGGTGTAGCCTCgatgttcttaaaataatttaaaagtttagACTTAATTTGTTGGAGTATTGGCCCAACTAGTTTTAAATTaagtactttgtttttttcttgacacATTAAGTATATTTATTGGAAAAGTTGTGGTAGGGCTGAAGAGCAAGCCCAAGGATTATTATCAAGAACAAAAAGGCGGTGAACCTGCTTTTCCATATTCACAAATATTAGTTGTtgttaaaactgttttcatcagTGCTTTGCTTCACTTCTCAAAGTTGACTTAGACTATTTGACTTACACTATTTGAAATAGCCTTAGCctattaccttattttttttgtccatcATACATCAAATCTCTTACTTGACATCCTATTCAAGGAAAATTTCCTTGAACGTTTGAGGAAAGTTGAATATTCCATGGGGTTGTCTGGAAGCTTCATTTAGTTTAATGTTTTGTTAATGACAGCCATATGCTTTTAATAGGTCGTTCGTGGCATCAAAATGGTTGAAGCAGATCGTCCTGGAAAACTGTTCATCGGGGGCCTGAACACAGAGACAAATGAAAAAGCCCTTGAGGCTGTATTTGGCAAATATGGACGCATTGTGGAAggtaaaaacaataaaaaaaatctcttgctactttaagattaaaaaaaacctTAGCTGTGATGACTCTTTGGTGTTGATCATCTGAAATGATGATACCTTTGTGTCCTCTAAGAAGTTCTGAGCTTAAAGGTTAAATAAAGGCTGTGTTATAACCTAATTATGGAAAAACTATAACATAGCTTTATTTCCACAGTCCTCTTGATGAAAGATCGTGAAACCAACAAGTCCAGAGGGTTTGCATTTGTAACGTTCGAGAGTCCAGCAGATGCAAAAGATGCTGCCAGAGACATGAATGGAAAGGTAGGAATTAAGATCAATTACACTTTGCTGGTGCTACTAACCAGAAATACTGATCCATGGAATAAATTAACTAATAATAGCACTGGGAAAGACAATGGACTAGAAGATTATGGAGATGAGTCATAGCTTTAAATCTGACAAAATGTATTACTTCCGAGCTTCCATGAAGTGGGAATCATGTTCTCCTCATCCTGGATATGACAGTAGAAAGTGAAGCCTGGCCATTAGTCGATCATACTTTTTCAGTTGGTGATGGATTGTGTTCTAGTAGACTGCTCTTCACTATTTTGTGTTCtgtgatgctttttaaaatggtattttaatgtAGTGCTGTAGAAATCACAATTAGGGGAAGTGACTTACCTGAAAACTGAATGTTCCCCTTAACACGGGTTTAATGTGACTTCCCTACTCTGTGGTGCATTGATGCACCCTTAATTTGTAGGTGTCCTTACATATGTGAATTGCATCGTCAGCCCGCTTGGCATGTATGTGGAGCATCTTTCCAGTTACTGTGAAATAGTTTTGCAGTTAACTAGCAATTTAATCATTTGTTTACACCCTGCAGTCAAACTACATGActtactaaagaaaatattaaataaataatatgtatttagtatccttaaaagaaaatcaaacctGAAAATTTGGAGCAAAAACTTCTGAGACTAGAATCAGTATAGTCTAAATTCCTTCAACAAGCTATTGTGATCTGTGCCTATTTCAGGATGTGTTTGAAAAGCTAGATGCAAGTGTGTAACTTAATGGTCAACAGCAGCCTATCTTCAAAGAGATGCTGTCTTTTCAAACAGCGCAAGCTGTCATCTCAGTTAACTTGAATTTCAATCTCTGGTCTTTAATGCATAATCTGAACAAGTCAGGTGTTAAGCTCGTGCTGAATCGGCCTTTCTGTAAGCAGTGCTTCTGGTGGTGCTTTTGTGTAAGGTTAAAAAAGCCTCTATTTACAATGATTGAATAACACTTGGGTTTTTGATAGCTGTGCAAGATActgaattgaaagaaaaatgtctgttaTTGCAGTCCATAAgtaatgcatataaatatttgcacttctggaaataaaaaaataccttctagTGTTCACAGAGAATGCGTATAGTAAAATGCAGTTATGCTTTGGTTTGTGTTATAGTGGTCTGTCTGCTGTGTGTGCTTCTTAGTTCCTGTGTGCTGGAGGGCATTCTCATGATGGTTTGTGTTGCTTTCTTCAAAGGCTTGCTTATTCTTTAAACTAAGTTAGTCATTTTTCTCAAGGTGGGGAGTGACAAGTCAGATAATGTCCTTTCTACTGCAGGTCTAAACATCCTTAAAGGTGTGCCTGTTACTGAAAGTACCTCCCATTGTGTAGTTTGTTACAGTTCTAAAGACCTGTTTACCTGCAGTTCTGAAACCCTGATTTCCTCTGAATTAATCGTACCACTGAACCCTCACATATGGTAACTTGAAGCACCAACAACTAACTGTCAGACTGAAAGGAGTTTAGTCACTAATCCTAGGAATTGTTTGCGGAGTgcaccattttcatttaatgcctctggaaaaaaaaatagaccaacTGGTCCAGATCTTTAGTACTATCTTTTTGATCACATTGGAAACattcatgaaaataatgctCAGTAAAGTAGCTAAATCAGATTTAATGCTTGTCTGAGATGTCTGTTTTGGACTGCACCATATGCATCACTCAAGAACTGCCTTGTGGTGGGTCATCATTCTAATGGATTCTGTCTTCGGAGCTGCAAACCTAAACATGCCTCCACCTGCTTTGAAACTTAAGTATGAAAAGAACTTTCTCACTCAGGATTTGGCCAAGAATGACTGTTTAACATAAACCTTGTAGGTGTTGCTATATATCATTCCAATCCTGTAGTGGTCTAGCATGGCTTAACCATGGGTGTGGAAGATACGGAAGATGATTGGGAGGTAGCCTATTGTCCTCATCTTGAGAAAGCCTTCTGGACAGTAAGTGATGCTTGTACTTCAAAAAGACTACTCTAGATCTGAAGAGGAGTGATGCTTGAGACATGCTGTGGGAAGAGATCATTCTAATCTGTCTGAAATAGAAGTTTCTCTTCACATTTGGAAGCAATGGGTTGGAGTTCTCATGAAAATTCCAGGCACTTCAAAAGACGCAGCATCAGAAGTACTGGGCAGAAAATAGTGCAAGCAGTCTGTAAGGAGTAAGTTACAGTCTAACCAGGGGAGAAGGTTCTGTGTGGCCTGTGTGTAGCTCATTCTGTCCTTCCAAAGGAAAATCAAACTTGCAGCCAGTAGAAGAGGCTGACTTGAGTGATTTCTGCAAGAGTGTATCTGCAGTTGCTgtgttggggaggggggaagggaagaaaagagttAAATAGCTCCAATAGTTCCAAAATGGAACAGGCATAAACTAGTCTCAGCTTGCCTGTTGAAAATTCTAGTCCTGAAGAAGGTTAGGAGATAATAGTTTTGGGGgaagggcatttttttttaatttaaacttacATTCTCTGCAGAACTGGATCAATCTTAGCCTGAGCAGCGCAGTAAAAATGTTAGAAGTATCTTATAGTGAATTCTTCAGAAAAACCTTAATTGTATGGTGGTAAAGTCAACATCCTGATGTCATGAAATGGACCTGCTTATCTAAATATGAGTGTGAATACTCCAAGTATGTATTGAACATTCTATGAAGTAGGCTGTTGCGATCTTCTGGTTTTAAGtcctgagagagaaaaaaaaatcttataattaaagagaatatgaCCTTAGAGAAACATCCGAGGCAAGCCAGAGATAAAATTCCATTTGAAGCATTCCATTCTTTCAATTGACGACCTGCCAAGCCAGCTGGAGTGTGTTGAGATGTTGCAAGCAAATACTACAATCCAAATGAAAATCTAAACTGTACTCGGCACTAGAGAAGATTGTCTTCCTCTAATTATCAGAAACTTATTACCCATCCTTCTGGTGAAGAATCGATAGAATATGCAGAAGCTCAGCCTGATAAGAAATTACTTTCAATTCTTGAATGTATTTGGTGAAAGGAAGCCTTCATGATGTGATGTCAAGGAACATGCAGAAATGGTGGAGTCACTGCAGCATCAGTAGTAAAATCTCCTCTTTGAGAGGAAAGCCCTATGTGATGTTAGGCTGCTTTGGAGCTCTTAAATTGTGGCCATTGAAACTTTCCAAATACACTACGTTTACCTTCTTTGTCGGAAAGAGAGCAATTCGCAGGACAGATCTCTAATTCTGTTTGCTTGAGGTTCCCTGgcacaaaacaaaatggtgCCGGTTGTTCATTCCATATGTGGGAGTTCTTAATTATGATTGTAAATCTACTACTAGCCTTAGATGACCGTTCAGTCAACTTCCCTACATTTTAGCACCAAGGTGATGCCACTCAATGGTGTCCGGATCATACTACAAATGCTGCTGTAACACTGAGTCAAGATGATAAACACCAACTAATAAGTTCGttttgacagctttttttttttttttttttttttgctctgggCCCATTGGAAAAACAATTCCTTATTCTGAGATGGCTTGTCTGAGTTTTATCTGTTCAGTAAGATGAGACCTTTCTCTACTTGACCTGAAAGCTGATAACATGGAAATGTTTCCTCTGCTTTAAAATAGGACAAATTTTGACAAATGccttctggtttaaaaaatctttttggaCTTTAGGACTGCTGgaaagcagtttaaaaagaaatccgTGTTTTGCATTGGTAGGATGCTTAGGTTCAAGACATAAGGAAATAGTAGAAATCATTAGGaaaactaacattttaaaaagcaagtcaaaaaaacacacagacttGGCATCCAGATACTCAAAAAAAACCATGTTAATGAAAAGTGATGATACTTGGTTTCCAAAATTCAAACAAGCTGTCAGGAATTTCTCATGAAGCGGGACAGCAGTGGTTATGATGGCAAAGTTTAAGGCTTCAAGCCtactttttccagttttgagAAGGATGACTGAGATACGAGTTGTGATGGCAAAATTATGAGATACAAACTAAGTTCCAGGGATTAATGGTATTAATGGTTTCTCCTGGAATGTTTCAGCTTGTCATGCCAAATGTGTTTTTGAGAAACTTTATATAATTAAATGACTTCTATTAAGTCAAAGACAAGACCAGTGTGATTTtgctagtatttttttcccacaatgGATCGAGTCAGACCTTTGGATATACACAGGTCTTTCAAACAGTAGGTACAACTCTGGTGGCAGAATACATGAGCTACTAGAATACATGAGCTACTAGAGTGGATGATTTCAGAAAGGGACAGATTTCAGTGAAGAAGATGGTTTTACCTCAGTAAATAATCACCAGCAGTCAAGAGTAACATACTACTAGCATTCAGGTTTTGACCATTACAGCAGTAAAGAAGTGCAATTATCAGCGCTTCCTTTCTAATTCATTAGAAATGAATTCATTGTAGCAGAgtcaaatatttaacaaaaaggCAAACATATTTGCCAGGATAGTTGTGCAGTAAGCCAACTTCAGTAGAGCTTGTGATCTTGACTCTGTTCTGTTGACCAAATGTGAGGTGTCTGAAAGGCACTTAAGTTACTCAGTACGTCTTACTACCTGCTCATATTTGAGGTACAGTAAGCTGGCTGCAGAGTTCCTGTTACTGCAGGTCTGTGCTCCAGAAAATATATACACTTCAAAGAAAAGTCTCCTCTGCAAAAGCAAGTAAGAGTAATTTGTGGCAGTCACCTCTTTTTGAAAACCCAGCTTGAAACGGTAGAAAAGAGGGGTGAGTTACCATACTCAGTCTGCTTTGTAGATGctgaaaatacttctaaataCTTCAGCGATCACCGTTTAATCAGGACATCaagcaaatgtatttaaacGGCCTCCCCATTGCCAGAAACCCCAACTGAAGCTAAGATACCTTCAGCTTAATCCTGTACTGGTGCAGTCAGTTTGGTACAAAAGTTCGTGGCAATTGCAAGTAAATTGGAGCTCATAAATCATATTTCATTTACAGAATAAATGACATGGGGCTGCCGTAATCATTGGACACTTGTTTTGACTGAAAATCCTTTTCGATGCTGCTCTGTATTTTCATCAATACAACAAGAATGAAGTACTGTAGAAATAGGCCCAACATGCTGCTGAGTACATGGGGACTAATACTGAAGACTGAAATCTGTTCTAGAGTTGCTCTAACTTTATAAAATGGAAGCCCTATAATAGTGAAGCAAGAGGGGcttaatttaagaaatacaaacatGACTGAGCAATAAGTAAAGCAGCTTCTTCTTTAGTCATTAGATGGGAAAGCAATTAAAGTGGAACAAGCAACCAAGCCCTCCTTTGAAAGTGGTGGTAGGCGTGGGCCACCACCCCCTCCACGAAGCAGAGGTCCTCCCAGGGGCCTTAGAGGTGGAAGAGGCGGAAGTGGCGCAAGAGGACCACCTTCAAGAGGGAGTCACTTGGGTATGTATTTACCTATCTCATTATATACTTGGACAACATACAAGACAATCCCATTGGAAGATGACAATAATCCTACTGGAAAAAGTCAAAGAGCTGAATAGTGCACTCCTTGTTCATtattaaaatgatgaaatatgATCTCGGCAGTTGAGTCAAATTTTTGATTAGGCAAGTACACCTTAAGAAAAAGGCTTTCAAATATGAAGATTCCCTTCTACATCTAACACTCTACCTGACTTTTGGctatgaaagaaaagcaaaactcctGCCCTGCACGTGAGAAAGGAAGTTTTCTGGTATTCAAGTTGAAAAAGTGATTCTCTTCCACAAGGGACAGGGAACTGCCTGCTGTTCTTATGTAGAAAGTGGTCTAAACTCAGTAAACTGTAGGTGTTTAAATGACTGATCCTTCTGGGTCACAATGGCAATTAGGGAAGTTAAACATTACTTGTTACAGTGTTTTAAGTTGAAGTTTTCTGAAGTGGAGGGGTAATGTGCTACTTGATACTGGATGTTCTTTAacttagatatattttttttttcagagatttttcagtatcaaaatagtcatttaaaaataaagcagcaccTGAGGTataacggggggggggggggaatggaaATAGTGAAAACTCCATTCTTGGAGAGTCTGTGTAGTAGGTCCTACAGTACCTCTGTTCCCTCTTTATGTAGGATCTTCTCTAGTACATCTTCCCAGGTGGCTTTTTGTCTTCTGAGGGCAGTAACTTGTTCAGCATTTAAGCTGTGGCTGATGACAGATaccagttttctttctcccttgcaTCACACCCTGTGGCTTTTGGTTCACTTCTGTAAGGCAGTTCTTAAAAGGAATTTAACTTGTGAAAAAGTTAATTTGGCATGCTCTCAATTCTGCTAGTAGCACCTAGTAGTTGCCAGAACAAAAGAGAAGGGATTTTGAGGTGCTTAATATTAGAGGTTTGCTGTTGATGATGTAGTAGTGGTAACAGCAGTTACTGCAGTCCAGGCTTTTAAGGGCATGTAGATGGGTACCATAGAAGTAACTAGGTATGTGGCTTACCCTTGTAGGGTCTTCTCGAGGACCACTTCCCATGAAGAGAGGTCCACCTCCACGAAGTGGAGGCCCTCCACCTAAAAGATCTGCACCTTCAGGACCAGTGCGTAGCAGTAGTATGGGAGGAAGAGGTAAGAACTTGATAAATGACATTATTGCTTAGTCAGCCATCTTGCAGTACCTTTGTCTTCAGAAACTAATGCAAATCATTGATTTGAAGTTAAATCTGTTGTGGGCTAGGGCATTCTCTTTACTAATCTGTCAGTTCTCTTACTTACACCACTTTGTAGCTGTTGGCACGCTTTAGTGTGATTCTGAAGATGTTCCTGTTAGTGCTGCTTTAAAACTATACaagcagaaatgtaaattattgCAAAGGTAAACTACAGGTTGTGTTCCTAAATCACTGTAAACAGTTTGCTAATACTTGGTTAATACTGCCTTGAGGAGTCTTCTCTGAGCTCAAGTGCTAGGTAAATTCTAAAATTTGGGTTCCTTCTCTGTAGCTCCTGTGTCACGTGGAAGAGACAGTTATGGTGGTCCTCCACGCAGAGAACCAATGCCATCACGAAGAGATGTCTACATGTCTCCAAGAGATGATGGCTACAGCACTAAAGACGGGTAAATGTTCTTACTAATTTAGTTTGGCTTAATTTTAAGTTCTTCTGAGAAGGGTTTTGATCCCTGATTGTTTCAAAGTGTGACACATAGCTAACAACGCAATTCTTGTTCTTTGTAGTTACTCAAGCAGAGATTATCCCAGTTCCAGGGATACAA
Protein-coding regions in this window:
- the RBMX gene encoding RNA-binding motif protein, X chromosome isoform X3, with the protein product MVEADRPGKLFIGGLNTETNEKALEAVFGKYGRIVEVLLMKDRETNKSRGFAFVTFESPADAKDAARDMNGKSLDGKAIKVEQATKPSFESGGRRGPPPPPRSRGPPRGLRGGRGGSGARGPPSRGSHLGSSRGPLPMKRGPPPRSGGPPPKRSAPSGPVRSSSMGGRAPVSRGRDSYGGPPRREPMPSRRDVYMSPRDDGYSTKDGYSSRDYPSSRDTRDYAPPPRDYAYRDYGHSSSRDEYPSRGYSDRDGYGGGRDRDYSDHPSGGSYRDSYESYG
- the RBMX gene encoding RNA-binding motif protein, X chromosome isoform X2, which encodes MVEADRPGKLFIGGLNTETNEKALEAVFGKYGRIVEVLLMKDRETNKSRGFAFVTFESPADAKDAARDMNGKSLDGKAIKVEQATKPSFESGGRRGPPPPPRSRGPPRGLRGGRGGSGARGPPSRGSHLGSSRGPLPMKRGPPPRSGGPPPKRSAPSGPVRSSSMGGRAPVSRGRDSYGGPPRREPMPSRRDVYMSPRDDGYSTKDGYSSRDYPSSRDTRDYAPPPRDYAYRDYGHSSSRDEYPSRGYSDRDGYGGGRDRDYSDHPSGGSYRDSYESYGNSRSAPPARGPPPSYGGSSRYDDYGSTRDGYGSRESYSSSRSDVYSSGRDRVGRQDRGLPPSMERGYPPPRDSYSSSSRGAPRGGGRGGSRSDRGGGRSRY
- the RBMX gene encoding RNA-binding motif protein, X chromosome isoform X1 gives rise to the protein MVEADRPGKLFIGGLNTETNEKALEAVFGKYGRIVEVLLMKDRETNKSRGFAFVTFESPADAKDAARDMNGKSLDGKAIKVEQATKPSFESGGRRGPPPPPRSRGPPRGLRGGRGGSGARGPPSRGSHLGSSRGPLPMKRGPPPRSGGPPPKRSAPSGPVRSSSMGGRAPVSRGRDSYGGPPRREPMPSRRDVYMSPRDDGYSTKDGYSSRDYPSSRDTRDYAPPPRDYAYRDYGHSSSRDEYPSRGYSLSSYSDRDGYGGGRDRDYSDHPSGGSYRDSYESYGNSRSAPPARGPPPSYGGSSRYDDYGSTRDGYGSRESYSSSRSDVYSSGRDRVGRQDRGLPPSMERGYPPPRDSYSSSSRGAPRGGGRGGSRSDRGGGRSRY